A stretch of the Haloplanus aerogenes genome encodes the following:
- a CDS encoding chorismate mutase: MSESDATDEMSLDELREEIEEIDRELVELIARRTYVAGTVAQVKAERDLPTTDESQEARVMERAGQNAETFDVDANLVKAIFRLLIELNKVEQRESR, translated from the coding sequence ATGAGCGAGAGTGACGCGACCGACGAGATGTCACTGGACGAACTCCGCGAGGAGATCGAGGAGATCGACCGCGAACTCGTCGAACTCATCGCTCGCCGCACCTACGTCGCGGGCACCGTCGCACAGGTGAAAGCGGAGCGCGACCTGCCGACCACCGACGAGTCACAGGAGGCTCGCGTGATGGAGCGCGCAGGGCAGAACGCCGAGACGTTCGACGTGGACGCGAATCTGGTGAAGGCGATTTTCCGCTTGCTCATCGAGTTGAACAAGGTCGAGCAGCGGGAGAGTCGCTAG
- a CDS encoding PIN domain-containing protein, producing MTEYVETDFLLALAKDTDWLQGSAEDAIVEYDIETSPFSYLELLLARERYEFDYVPLVANLLELVPVRNEEEKQVVLKAVNYYDEGMTPFDAFHAATAETRGMDVLSSEKDYEDVEVERVPLEPTDEE from the coding sequence ATGACGGAGTACGTCGAGACCGATTTCTTGCTCGCACTCGCCAAAGATACTGATTGGTTACAGGGCTCCGCAGAGGACGCCATTGTCGAATACGACATCGAAACGTCACCGTTCTCATATCTCGAACTCCTCCTGGCCCGGGAACGCTACGAGTTCGACTACGTTCCGCTGGTGGCGAACCTGCTCGAACTCGTCCCTGTGCGGAACGAGGAAGAGAAACAGGTAGTTCTGAAAGCCGTCAACTACTACGACGAGGGGATGACGCCATTCGACGCGTTCCACGCAGCGACTGCGGAAACGCGAGGGATGGACGTACTCTCTTCCGAGAAAGACTACGAAGACGTCGAGGTAGAACGAGTCCCACTCGAACCGACCGACGAGGAATGA
- a CDS encoding AbrB/MazE/SpoVT family DNA-binding domain-containing protein: MSTETDAQGRLYIPKEVREKYGQKYHIVMYEDRIELIPVADDPLAAVREAAGELHDASVEKIREDIEAEAKDEAEEAGSDR, translated from the coding sequence ATGTCAACAGAGACGGATGCGCAGGGACGGCTGTACATCCCGAAAGAGGTGCGCGAGAAATATGGCCAGAAGTATCATATAGTCATGTACGAGGATAGAATCGAGCTAATTCCGGTCGCGGACGACCCACTCGCCGCTGTCCGCGAGGCGGCAGGCGAGCTTCACGATGCATCAGTCGAGAAAATTCGAGAGGATATCGAGGCAGAGGCGAAAGACGAGGCTGAGGAAGCCGGCAGCGACAGATGA
- a CDS encoding type II toxin-antitoxin system PemK/MazF family toxin: MSEGVEIRRGDVVIVRLDPAEGHEMKKTRPAVVVQNDVGNRNSSTTIVAPTTGTHRGYPFEVLVEADDSPFEKDSSIRLDQIRVVSVEKRIHSVAGSLGGETMNEVDDALKLSLGLD, from the coding sequence ATGAGCGAGGGAGTGGAGATTCGACGTGGTGATGTAGTCATAGTCCGACTCGATCCTGCCGAGGGACACGAGATGAAGAAGACTCGACCAGCGGTGGTCGTCCAGAACGACGTTGGAAACCGAAATTCCAGTACGACCATCGTCGCGCCCACAACTGGGACGCACCGTGGCTACCCCTTCGAGGTACTCGTCGAAGCAGACGACTCTCCGTTCGAGAAGGACTCCTCTATCCGTCTCGACCAAATTCGTGTCGTATCCGTCGAAAAGCGGATTCACTCAGTCGCCGGAAGTCTCGGTGGGGAGACCATGAACGAGGTGGACGACGCATTGAAACTGAGCCTCGGACTCGATTAA
- a CDS encoding CopG family ribbon-helix-helix protein: protein MRTSFNIPDDLVDEFDRVWHEQGLENRSRAVREAMQEYIESHSRLEATSGEVVALVAFDYRHHEVIAELHSVQHAYQDVILNTSHTHQGEWCLESLFCRGAAARIRELTYQLRDFDGVRRVKVMVIRDSVESTDEE, encoded by the coding sequence ATGCGGACGAGTTTCAACATCCCCGACGACCTCGTCGACGAGTTCGACCGCGTGTGGCACGAACAGGGACTCGAAAACCGGTCGCGGGCGGTCAGAGAAGCGATGCAGGAGTACATCGAGTCTCACTCGCGTCTCGAAGCCACGAGCGGCGAAGTGGTCGCACTCGTCGCGTTCGACTACCGCCACCACGAGGTCATCGCGGAACTGCACTCGGTGCAGCACGCGTATCAGGACGTGATCCTCAACACGAGCCACACCCATCAGGGAGAGTGGTGTCTCGAATCGCTGTTCTGTCGCGGGGCGGCGGCGCGAATCCGCGAACTGACCTACCAGCTTCGTGATTTCGACGGCGTGCGGCGTGTGAAAGTGATGGTGATTCGGGATAGCGTCGAATCGACTGACGAGGAGTGA
- a CDS encoding carbonic anhydrase, which translates to MHRTVVELLRGNETHTRAYDSHFDDVQESQHPDVVTVCCSDSRVLQDLMWGNDEPGNIFTCGNIGNRVVQTTEAGEVVSGDVLYPLAYLDTEVALVVGHTGCGAVTAAYDDLTDGIDAPPGVRHCLDLLTPHLDSGLDSLPSDLDRPATINRLVEYNVDWQVAFLRESDEVPDSVDIVGCVYDFQDAYPGQRGEIHVVNVDGERAAETLRKQHPEIEGRIDRLWEY; encoded by the coding sequence ATGCACCGGACGGTCGTCGAGTTGTTACGGGGCAACGAGACACACACGCGCGCGTACGATTCCCACTTCGACGACGTACAGGAGAGTCAGCACCCGGACGTGGTCACCGTCTGTTGTTCCGACTCGCGGGTGTTACAGGACCTGATGTGGGGCAACGACGAACCGGGGAACATCTTCACGTGTGGGAACATCGGCAACCGGGTCGTCCAGACGACCGAGGCGGGCGAAGTCGTCTCGGGTGACGTACTCTATCCGCTCGCGTATCTCGACACCGAGGTCGCCCTCGTCGTGGGGCACACGGGCTGTGGCGCCGTCACGGCGGCGTACGACGACCTGACCGACGGCATCGACGCGCCGCCGGGCGTCCGTCACTGTCTCGACTTGCTGACGCCGCACCTCGACTCGGGACTCGACTCGCTCCCCTCGGATCTGGATCGACCGGCGACGATCAACCGCCTCGTCGAGTACAACGTCGACTGGCAGGTGGCGTTCCTCCGCGAGAGCGACGAGGTACCAGACTCGGTCGATATCGTCGGCTGTGTGTACGACTTTCAGGACGCCTACCCCGGCCAGCGGGGCGAAATCCACGTCGTCAACGTCGACGGCGAGCGGGCCGCCGAAACGCTCCGGAAGCAACATCCGGAGATCGAGGGGCGGATCGACCGGCTCTGGGAGTACTGA
- the surE gene encoding 5'/3'-nucleotidase SurE, which produces MDEPHVLLTNDDGIDSVGFRALYDALSEFTEVTAVAPNGDKSAVGRAMSREVQVETHELGYAIHGTPADCTVVGLEALCPDVDMVIAGCNRGANLGAYVLGRSGTVSAAVEAAFFDVPAIAVSLYVPGGDGEWQHAADRTEDYRNATEATAYLVDHALGAGVFDQAEYLNVNAPIWSEGDDLAPLEITEPSTLYDMRAERQGERISLTDNVWARMRDGDLPDPEGTDRRAIVEGRVSVSPLTAPHSSQHHEALDALAEAYQD; this is translated from the coding sequence ATGGACGAGCCACACGTCCTCCTGACGAACGACGACGGGATCGACTCCGTCGGTTTCCGGGCCCTCTACGACGCGCTCTCCGAGTTCACCGAGGTAACTGCGGTCGCGCCGAACGGCGACAAGAGCGCCGTCGGGCGGGCGATGTCGCGGGAGGTCCAGGTCGAGACCCACGAGCTCGGCTACGCGATTCACGGGACGCCCGCGGACTGCACCGTCGTCGGCCTGGAGGCGCTCTGTCCCGACGTGGACATGGTGATCGCGGGCTGTAACCGCGGGGCGAATCTGGGGGCGTACGTCCTCGGGCGCTCGGGCACGGTCAGCGCCGCCGTCGAGGCGGCCTTCTTCGACGTGCCCGCCATCGCCGTCTCGCTGTACGTCCCCGGCGGCGACGGCGAGTGGCAACACGCCGCCGACCGGACCGAGGACTACCGCAACGCCACCGAGGCGACGGCGTACCTCGTCGATCACGCCCTCGGCGCCGGCGTGTTCGATCAGGCCGAGTATCTGAACGTCAACGCCCCCATCTGGAGCGAGGGCGACGACCTCGCACCGCTGGAGATCACCGAACCCTCGACGCTGTACGACATGCGCGCCGAGCGTCAGGGCGAGCGGATCAGCCTCACCGACAACGTCTGGGCGCGGATGCGTGACGGGGACCTCCCCGACCCGGAGGGAACCGACCGTCGGGCAATCGTGGAGGGCCGAGTCAGTGTCTCGCCGCTCACGGCTCCGCACAGCTCCCAGCACCACGAAGCGCTCGACGCCCTCGCGGAGGCGTACCAGGACTGA
- a CDS encoding small ribosomal subunit Rsm22 family protein: MIDREAVRSNAKYLRQVRPIDPDEISEYVEETPHPAVVRRVLREEAYDLGLYEREDGSFVPVDEEPVSAPGWEPREFPERYTHVLEDLLVDRYGVNWHRDESGAHLREVIRRLKEDYYYRNPVEYDAEVALGYAVYHLPDYYAAVGYVLDDLVERACLPRRLRVLDIGAGVGGPALGLHDYLPDDAVVDYHAVEPSAAADVLDDLLDETRRNFRATIHREHVEEFAFDGPYDLVVCANVLSELDEPTAVAGQALDALAEDGTLLALAPADLETSTGLREVERELVSDRGATVYAPTLRLWPGLEPADHGWSFDERPRIEAPHVQRRLDDAGGEPGTFRNETVKFSYALLRTDGMRRVDVRGDRSRHARMVDMEDHVTDRIDLLAVKLSRNLSDGGNPLYKVGDGSEQLEHYAVLTRESGLNRALGDADYGAVLQFENVLALWNDDEGAYNLVVDDEAVVDMVG, encoded by the coding sequence ATGATCGACCGCGAGGCCGTCCGCTCGAACGCGAAGTACCTGCGGCAGGTGCGCCCCATCGACCCCGACGAGATTTCCGAGTACGTCGAGGAGACGCCGCACCCGGCAGTCGTCCGGCGAGTGCTGCGAGAGGAGGCGTACGACCTCGGCCTCTACGAACGCGAGGATGGGTCGTTCGTCCCGGTCGACGAGGAGCCGGTGTCGGCGCCCGGGTGGGAGCCCCGCGAGTTCCCCGAGCGCTACACCCACGTGCTCGAAGACCTGCTGGTGGACCGCTACGGCGTCAACTGGCACCGCGACGAGTCGGGTGCCCACCTGCGCGAGGTGATCCGCCGGCTGAAGGAGGACTACTACTACCGGAATCCGGTCGAGTACGACGCCGAAGTGGCGCTGGGGTACGCCGTCTACCACCTCCCCGACTACTACGCGGCGGTGGGGTACGTCCTCGACGACCTGGTCGAGCGAGCGTGTCTGCCCCGTCGCCTCCGCGTCCTCGATATCGGCGCGGGCGTCGGCGGCCCCGCACTCGGTCTCCACGACTACCTCCCCGACGATGCGGTGGTCGACTACCACGCGGTCGAACCGAGCGCCGCCGCCGACGTGCTGGACGACCTGCTGGACGAGACCCGGCGGAACTTCCGGGCGACCATCCACCGCGAGCACGTCGAGGAGTTCGCGTTCGACGGCCCGTACGACCTCGTCGTCTGTGCGAACGTACTGAGCGAACTCGACGAGCCGACCGCTGTGGCTGGACAGGCGCTCGACGCCCTCGCGGAAGACGGGACGCTCCTCGCACTCGCACCTGCGGACCTCGAAACCAGCACGGGACTCCGGGAGGTAGAACGGGAACTCGTGAGCGACCGCGGCGCGACGGTGTACGCCCCGACGCTCCGCCTGTGGCCGGGGCTGGAGCCGGCGGATCACGGCTGGTCGTTCGACGAACGGCCGCGGATCGAGGCCCCGCACGTCCAGCGCCGCCTCGACGACGCCGGCGGCGAGCCCGGCACGTTCCGCAACGAGACGGTGAAGTTCTCCTACGCGCTCCTGCGGACCGACGGGATGCGTCGGGTGGACGTGCGCGGTGACCGGTCGCGACACGCCCGGATGGTCGACATGGAAGACCACGTCACCGACCGGATCGACCTGCTGGCGGTGAAGTTGAGCCGGAACCTCTCCGACGGCGGCAACCCGCTCTACAAGGTGGGCGACGGGAGCGAGCAACTGGAGCACTACGCGGTGTTGACCCGGGAGTCGGGGCTGAACCGCGCGCTCGGCGACGCCGACTACGGCGCCGTCCTGCAGTTCGAGAACGTCCTCGCGCTCTGGAACGACGACGAAGGGGCGTACAACCTCGTCGTCGACGACGAGGCGGTCGTGGATATGGTGGGCTAA
- a CDS encoding prephenate dehydrogenase/arogenate dehydrogenase family protein — MDLLVVGAGEMGRWIARTADRPVAVTDVDPAVAEAAAAGLDDVRAVPADTTETFDIVCLAVPISAVADAVERYAPHAERAMCDVSGVMEGPVEAMRAALPDRERLSMHPLFAASNAPGNVAVVADAPGPATDAIRADVAAAGNHPFETTVAEHDAAMETVQAGAHTAILAYALAAADVRDEFATPVSAALDDLVETVTDGTPRVYREIQETFEGADRVADAARRVADAEGDGFDDLYREAGER, encoded by the coding sequence ATGGATCTGCTGGTGGTCGGCGCGGGCGAGATGGGGCGGTGGATCGCCCGCACCGCCGACCGACCGGTCGCAGTCACCGACGTCGACCCCGCGGTGGCGGAGGCGGCCGCCGCCGGCCTCGACGACGTTCGCGCGGTGCCGGCGGACACGACCGAGACGTTCGACATCGTCTGCCTCGCGGTGCCGATTTCGGCGGTCGCCGACGCCGTCGAGCGCTACGCCCCGCACGCCGAACGAGCGATGTGTGACGTGAGCGGAGTGATGGAGGGTCCGGTCGAGGCGATGCGGGCGGCGCTCCCGGATCGGGAACGGCTGTCGATGCATCCCCTGTTCGCCGCGTCGAACGCCCCCGGCAACGTCGCCGTCGTGGCCGACGCACCCGGTCCGGCGACCGACGCCATCCGCGCGGACGTGGCAGCCGCGGGCAACCACCCCTTCGAGACGACCGTCGCGGAACACGATGCGGCCATGGAGACGGTGCAGGCGGGCGCCCACACGGCGATTCTCGCGTACGCGCTCGCGGCCGCTGACGTGCGCGACGAGTTCGCTACCCCCGTCTCGGCCGCGCTCGACGACCTCGTCGAGACGGTGACCGACGGGACGCCACGGGTGTATCGCGAGATTCAGGAGACGTTCGAGGGTGCCGACCGCGTCGCCGACGCCGCCCGACGCGTCGCCGACGCCGAGGGCGACGGGTTCGACGACCTCTATCGCGAAGCGGGGGAGCGATGA
- a CDS encoding MFS transporter, giving the protein MNWQYRHTVLGLCTLAFASTMLARLVISPVVPDVTDGFGVSTGAVGLALSGMWAAYALTQFPSGILGDRFGERRVILAAVGITGCASLLLSLSPNFVAFAILTVALGAGAGLHYSVATTLLTKEFDDIGRAIGLHVAGGPLAGLIAPVVATAVAARYDWRAAIAVGAAVAVPVFVAFGWRIEPTPPERPDESMRDRMAIRPLVALLSRPPITFTTAVAVLGAFCWQATASFLPTFLVSFRGLPETSAGLLFSAYFVVNGLVQPTTGWVSDRIGRDGAAIATMALGVVGYTLLVAGPELALLPAVVCVGAAMTWGAPLQSRFFDKFEADERGAAFGLVRTAYMVLGATGSVVVGVLSDVAGWEVAYGLLVGVTGLGLALLLGNRVFRLGL; this is encoded by the coding sequence GTGAACTGGCAGTATCGCCATACGGTCCTCGGGCTCTGTACGCTCGCGTTCGCGTCGACGATGCTCGCCCGACTGGTGATCAGTCCGGTCGTCCCCGACGTGACCGACGGGTTCGGCGTCTCCACCGGCGCCGTCGGCCTCGCGCTCTCGGGGATGTGGGCCGCCTACGCCCTCACGCAGTTCCCCTCCGGCATCCTCGGTGACCGCTTCGGCGAGCGACGGGTGATCCTCGCCGCGGTGGGGATCACCGGCTGTGCGAGCCTCCTGCTCTCCCTCTCGCCGAACTTCGTCGCCTTCGCGATCCTGACCGTCGCGCTCGGCGCCGGCGCCGGTCTCCACTACAGCGTCGCCACCACCCTCCTCACGAAGGAGTTCGACGACATCGGGCGCGCCATCGGCCTCCACGTCGCTGGCGGGCCGCTGGCGGGGCTGATCGCCCCCGTCGTCGCCACCGCGGTGGCGGCGCGCTACGACTGGCGGGCGGCCATCGCCGTCGGCGCCGCCGTCGCCGTCCCCGTCTTCGTCGCGTTCGGGTGGCGGATCGAGCCGACGCCGCCGGAACGCCCGGACGAGTCGATGCGCGACCGGATGGCGATCCGTCCGCTCGTCGCGCTCCTCTCTCGACCTCCGATCACGTTCACCACCGCCGTCGCCGTCCTCGGCGCCTTCTGCTGGCAGGCGACCGCCTCCTTCCTCCCCACCTTCCTCGTCTCCTTTCGCGGCCTCCCCGAGACGAGCGCCGGTCTCCTGTTCTCCGCCTACTTCGTCGTCAACGGCCTCGTCCAGCCGACGACCGGGTGGGTGTCGGACCGGATCGGTCGCGACGGCGCCGCGATAGCGACGATGGCGCTCGGCGTCGTCGGCTACACCCTCCTCGTCGCCGGGCCGGAACTCGCGCTCCTGCCCGCCGTCGTCTGCGTCGGTGCCGCGATGACGTGGGGTGCGCCCCTCCAGTCGCGCTTTTTCGACAAGTTCGAGGCGGACGAACGCGGCGCCGCCTTCGGCCTCGTCCGCACCGCGTACATGGTGCTGGGCGCGACGGGCAGCGTCGTCGTCGGCGTCCTCTCCGACGTGGCGGGGTGGGAGGTGGCGTACGGCCTCCTCGTCGGCGTGACGGGGCTGGGACTGGCGCTCTTGCTCGGGAATCGCGTCTTCCGGCTGGGTCTCTAA